The following coding sequences are from one Nicotiana tomentosiformis chromosome 3, ASM39032v3, whole genome shotgun sequence window:
- the LOC104112206 gene encoding uncharacterized protein gives MASQGRDNLHSIQIPGQAQMRREDLLNQPSDIHNQSQATNLLQETGTQVKNIAQGAADMAQGAAGSAVNMARGAATGAANMAHGAADAVKNTLGINPDSHNTTDTKYFNHPGTINYNDANANTTVPGDTNYPGSLNFPTNSINPSTGI, from the exons ATGGCAAGCCAAGGACGTGACAACCTTCATAGCATCCAAATCCCCGGCCAAGCCCAG ATGAGAAGGGAAGACTTGTTGAATCAACCATCTGACATCCATAACCAAAGCCAAGCAACCAACTTGCTTCAAGAG ACGGGGACACAAGTGAAGAACATAGCACAAGGAGCAGCAGATATGGCTCAAGGAGCAGCAGGAAGTGCAGTGAACATGGCTCGAGGAGCTGCAACTGGTGCAGCAAACATGGCACACGGCGCAGCTGATGCAGTCAAGAATACTCTAGGAATCAATCCTGATTCCCACAACACCACTGACACCAAATATTTCAATCATCCCGGCACCATCAATTACAATGATGCAAATGCTAACACCACTGTTCCAGGCGATACAAATTATCCTGGCAGCTTGAACTTTCCTACCAACTCAATCAATCCCAGCACCGGCATTTAA